A window of Longimicrobiaceae bacterium genomic DNA:
GAAGGGGAACGCGACCAGCGGGATCCCGACTCGCTCTTGAAGCTCCACGAGGACCGCAGGCACTACGAAGAGCAAGACTCCCCAGAAAATCACGATCTGGACAACGGTTTTGGTGAGATTCCTACCTACCGAGCCGGGCCGAGCTTGGCGAAGTAGGCGCCGACTCTGAGGGATGAGGGCAAGGGTGAGCACGAGCGACAGCAGCATGGCAGGAGCCATGAGCACGACGCTCAGCCAGCCACCATTTGTGATCAGGGCTCCAGCCAGGCAGTAGAGCGTTGCATAGCTGACGCTTCCCGTAACGAACCAGAGAGCGTACGGGAGGAGGGCACTTCTGCGGAAGGACCAAACACTCGCGGCCAAAGAGCCCCCAGCCAGTAAGACGAGGTCGGGAAGCCAGAACGCGAGGAGCGCGGTTTCGGAGCGGACGTCGAGTTGAAAAGGGATGCGGTACTCGGGATGGAGCCACAAGAGAGCCCACCAGCCGACGACCCCGCCTGCTTGGAGGAGGAAGTAGATGCCGGCTACTTGGGAGAGATTGGACACGCTTCGATTGTGAATAGGGCTGTCGCTGCCTAACGCCCTCAAGCTCAGGTGCGTGCGGCCAAACTGCAATCCCGGGGCGCGGCGACTGGCGCTCTGCTCACCAGGCATGAAAGCATGTCTGGCCGCACGTCTCCTGCAGCGCAATCGTTAGGCGCGGGGGGCCCAGAGTATCGCTATTGCACGATCCGGCCACTGCGGAGGAATGCGAAAGCGCCAGATACCAAAAGCCCAGCTACGAAAAGTAGGATGGCCAGGCCGAGCAGGTACCGGCGTACCATGTTGGCTCTATTCCTACTCCGCCACCGCAGACCCTTACCATCTTCCTTCTGTAAACTCTGGGCCCACCTTTCATAAAACCGCGCATCGGCTCCCCAGGCAAGAAGTCCAGCAAACGCGGCGGCACCCAGCAGAATGAGAGCGAGCAGGGCCGTTGTTCGTTCTCCAGGCGTGATCGCCGGCTCCAACTTCCCTGTGAGGGTGAAGAAGTACGTGCCAACGCCGGCTGTCGCCAATGTGACGAGTAGTTTTAGGAGATCGAATGCCGAGGTGCGGGAACGATCATAGAGCAACTGTAGATCGAGTCGAACACGGTCATCGGTTGGGTCGAGATCGCTCATAGCTACAGGTCGTTGGTTGAATTTGCTGGTGCCGCATCTACACTGGGCAAGGTCATGCGCGGACGGGTGCGTGACAGGATGTCAGGTCCGGCGCGCCTAACGCCCTCAAGTTCAGGCGCGTGCGGCCAAACTGCAACTCCGGGACACGGTGACTGGCGGTCCGGTCACCAGGCGAGAAAGCATCGCCGGCCGCATGTCGCCTGCAACGCAATCGTTAGGCGGCGGGAGACGGACCAGGAACTTCCGGCCTATGCTGTGCCGGCGGCAACTTGGGACCCACGTGGCTGTGATACCGATGATGTTCAGGGCTCCAGTCGAAGAAGATACCGCCCCGATCCCGCTGGATCACCTCGATATCTTGGGAGGTGAGCGTAACGCGGAACTCCTTCAGCTTGAGAATGCGGCGGCCACTCACAATCGCGCCGAAGACTTGAATGGCGTACTCGCCCGGTATCAGGTCGAAACGGGTACCGTCGGCCGGCAAGAGGAAGTGATGATTACAACTGACACCGCTCTCGCTGATATACAGGCCGCTGCCGCGAGATAGTTCACTCTCTCCAAGCACCCAGACATTGAACGTCTGAGCGGACTCACCCCGGAGAACCTTCACAAACATGCTCTCCAAGATATGGCCGCGCTCCCCACTGCTATACAGCATCGTACGCAAGTAGACTTTGGGCGTGCTGATATCGCCATCTGAGCCGAGGTAGACCAGCGCTGGCTGCGTCATGTAGACGTTGCCGCGGCGCCACGCCGTCAGCCAGGCGGTTAGGGCCGAAACCACCAGGGCGAAGCCAGAGATCACGATTGCGATAGTGTCGGTCATGGGGGCGCCCATCAATACACGCTGTTGATTGCGGTGAGCTGCTTTGTATCTGCACCGGGAGGAGGTCGCGCGCAAGTAGGCGCACGACAGGAGCCCTGCTGGCCAGCCGCCTAACTACTGTTTAGGCCGAAGAAGATCCAGATAACACGCAGGAAGCCAAGGTCCCAAGCCTCGCCGTCGGGATACGTTCCGGGTCTCCTGGCGCGGAG
This region includes:
- a CDS encoding isoprenylcysteine carboxylmethyltransferase family protein, with product MSNLSQVAGIYFLLQAGGVVGWWALLWLHPEYRIPFQLDVRSETALLAFWLPDLVLLAGGSLAASVWSFRRSALLPYALWFVTGSVSYATLYCLAGALITNGGWLSVVLMAPAMLLSLVLTLALIPQSRRLLRQARPGSVGRNLTKTVVQIVIFWGVLLFVVPAVLVELQERVGIPLVAFPFQKATAAALFLAFSAVGLWSGYTMSRFGQGTPLPLDSPRALVVRGPYAFVRNPMAIAGLGQGVSVSLYTGSALVLGYVLLGTFIWQYVARPVEEEDLSTHFGAEYERYRQQVRCWCPSRTPFQSDPPAA